Proteins encoded by one window of Canis aureus isolate CA01 chromosome 13, VMU_Caureus_v.1.0, whole genome shotgun sequence:
- the CDCA8 gene encoding borealin, with the protein MAPARKGGSRVAKTSSLRSRKLASFLRDFDREVQIRSKQIQSDTQNLLKEMDNLYNIEILRLPKALREMNWLDYFALGGNKQALEEAATADLDITEINKLTAEAIQTPLKSAKTRKIIKVDEMIVEEEEENKKNLRTSRVKRCPPSKKRAPSVQGKGRRKRSSHYSTVTPAVSRLELSLVKPTPGLTPRFDSRVFKTPGLRTPAARERIYNISVNGSPLADSREIFLTVPVGGGESMRLLASDLQRMDIAQLDPEALGNIKKLSSRLAQICSSIRTHK; encoded by the exons ATGGCTCCGGCTAGGAAGGGCGGCAGTCGGGTGGCCAAGACCAGCTCCTTGCGGAGCCGGAAGCTCGCCTCCTTTCTTCGGGACTTCGACCGGGAAG TGCAAATACGGTCCAAGCAGATCCAGTCGGACACACAGAACCTCCTCAAGGAGATGGACAACCTGTACAACATCGAGATCCTGCGGCTCCCCAAGGCGCTGCGCGAGATGAACTGGCTCGACTACTTCG ccCTTGGAGGAAACAAACAGGCCCTGGAAGAGGCAGCCACA GCTGACCTGGATATCacagaaataaacaaactaaCAGCAGAAGCTATTCAGACACCCTTGAAATCTGCCAAAA CACGAAAGATAATAAAAGTGGATGAAATGATagtggaagaagaagaagaaaataagaagaatCTTCGAACTTCCAGA GTCAAAAGGTGTCCTCCGTCCAAGAAGAGAGCCCCATCCGTACAaggaaaaggcagaaggaaaag GTCGAGCCATTACAGCACCGTCACCCCAGCTGTGAGCCGGCTGGAGTTGTCTCTGGTGAAACCAACTCCAGGCCTGACCCCCAGGTTTGACTCAAG GGTCTTCAAGACCCCGGGCCTGCGTACCCCAGCAGCCAGAGAGCGGATCTACAACATCTCCGTGAACGGCAGCCCTCTCGCCGACAGCAGAGAGATTTTCCTCACGGTGCCGGTGGGCGGTGGCGAG AGCATGCGATTACTGGCCAGCGACTTGCAGAGGATGGACATCGCACAGCTGGACCCAGAGGCCTTGGGAAACATTAAGAAACTCTCC AGCCGCCTCGCCCAGATCTGCAGCAGCATACGGACTCACAAATGA